The DNA window ACATGAAGATGTTTTTCAGAAAGAAATAAAGAAACAAGTTGAGTTTGCTGTAAATGAAGCAGATGTAATTGTTTTTGTTGTTGACAATACTGTAGGAGTAACTAGTTTTGATGAAGATTTTGCCAGATATTTACGAAAATCTAAAAAAGCAATAATTGTAGTTCCAAATAAAACAGATAATTTTTTAAAGATTAATGATTCTTATGAATTCTACAAGTTGGGATTTGAAACTGTTATTACGGTGTCTGCAATAAATGGAACGGGAACAGGTGATCTTTTAGATGAGATTATTTCTCTTTTACCTCCTGATGAAAAATCAGAGGAGGAAATTCCAGTTGTTGATGTTCCAAGAATATCAATTATTGGTAAACCAAATGTTGGAAAATCAACATTGGTAAATGCTCTTTTAGGAGAAGAAAGAAATATCGTTTCTGATATACCCGGAACAACAAGGGATTCAATTCATACTCACTATAAAAAATTTAATAAAGAGTTTGTTTTAATTGACACAGCAGGATTAAGAAAAAAAAACAAAGTAACAGATAACGTTGAATTTTATTCTACATTACGAGCTATCCGCTCAATCGATGATTCTGACGTTTGCATTTTGATGATAGATGCAAATGATGGACTTCAAGGACAAGACCAGTCAATAATTAGCCTTATCGAAAAACGCAGAAAAGGTATAGTGATTTTATTGAATAAATGGGATACAATTGAAAAAGACACAAACACAGCATCGAATTATATAAAATCATTAAAACAAAAAATTGCACCATTTAATGATATCCCTGTAATTACTGTCTCAGCTTTAAATAAAACAAGAATTTTTAATGCTTTGGATCAGGCAATTGCTGTTTATAAAAAGCAAAGAAAAAAAATCTCTACTTCTGAACTTAACAATTATATGCTTAAGATGATTGAAAAAAATCAACCACCCTCAGTAAAAGGAAGATTTATTAAAATAAAATACGTAACACAAATTGATGCAACTTTTCCATTTTTTGCCTTTTTTTGTAATAATCCACATTATATTAGAGATTCTTATAGAAATTATTTAGAAAATAAATTGAGAGAACAGTTTGATTTTGAGGGTGCAACAATAGTATTGTCTTTTAGAAAAAAATAATTTTAATTAATTTTGAAATAAATTCTTTGTAATAGTAAAATTATGCAGAAATTTGCTCCAATATAAATTTAACGTTAAACTAAAATTAATTAATGATGAAAAAGTATTTTGCAATTATCGCAATTTTTGGAATGTTAACAGCAGTAGCTTGTAACAACACAAAAGACAATGAAGAAGATGTAGTTGAAGAAGATGCAACTGAAGAAGTTGTTGAAGAAGAAATTGTTGAAGAAGAAGTTGAAGAAGTTGTTGAAGAAGAAGTTGTTGAAGAAGACGCTGTAGTTGAAGAAGAAACTACAGAAGAAGAAGCTCCAGCAGAAGAAGAAGTTGAGTAACATTTTCAAAAAACGAAAAACTTTGCTTCAATGAAGCAATCACAAAAAGGAGTGAGTAATTCACTCCTTTTTTTTGTTTAAAATTTATAAATACAATTGGTCTTAAACTGCTGAAAAAATAATTACCTTTGTTAAATCTATTGTAATGGATTTTTTGTTTGAGTTTAAAAAAATGCTGTTTTAAAAAAG is part of the Bacteroidota bacterium genome and encodes:
- the der gene encoding ribosome biogenesis GTPase Der; this translates as MKRTVAIVGRPNVGKSTLFNRIIGKKKAIVDDISGVTRDRQYNYAEWLGKEFIVVDTGGYVKKHEDVFQKEIKKQVEFAVNEADVIVFVVDNTVGVTSFDEDFARYLRKSKKAIIVVPNKTDNFLKINDSYEFYKLGFETVITVSAINGTGTGDLLDEIISLLPPDEKSEEEIPVVDVPRISIIGKPNVGKSTLVNALLGEERNIVSDIPGTTRDSIHTHYKKFNKEFVLIDTAGLRKKNKVTDNVEFYSTLRAIRSIDDSDVCILMIDANDGLQGQDQSIISLIEKRRKGIVILLNKWDTIEKDTNTASNYIKSLKQKIAPFNDIPVITVSALNKTRIFNALDQAIAVYKKQRKKISTSELNNYMLKMIEKNQPPSVKGRFIKIKYVTQIDATFPFFAFFCNNPHYIRDSYRNYLENKLREQFDFEGATIVLSFRKK